From Kryptolebias marmoratus isolate JLee-2015 linkage group LG15, ASM164957v2, whole genome shotgun sequence, a single genomic window includes:
- the gas6 gene encoding growth arrest-specific protein 6 produces the protein MRLTRDRRPSPAALLLVAALAARCSGSFLMSPEAASQFLSRHRRANQVFEETKQGHLERECVEERCSKEEAREVFENDPETDYFYPKYTACLEKFGDSEKKKQDLVTCVHNIPDQCSPSPCNPRGTVRCEDKKGDFLCHCFTGWTGATCEKDVDECIEKSNGGCDHVCNNTVGSYRCFCRDGYALVGHHTCDDINECDDPGVCGLARCENNVGGFDCLCDEGYSYDNESKSCVDVDECETGVCEDECLNTPGSFRCFCDGRRGVKLRKDLRSCKPITPCMSPPLKRNPHSLYLGRMFSAVPVMRLRFHRRVHTGFSAEFDFRTYDPEGVIFFAGGHLNSSWIVLAMHNGRLELQLKYGAVSRVTSSGPIVSDGQWRKISVEEQGRSLVIKIDREAVMKIAVNGDLFTLKKGMHELNITVGGVPFRENGLVNQINPRLDGCMKEWRWLTGEDTSIQETIRSNDNMQCFSSEDPGAYYPGTGFAFFNISYEPKNLSIQVTLRPISAVGVLFALVYQDTVPLSVALSDYNPATDEWRDVLLVSVGNDVAASSPAPFCDGESHKIQVTVSGKQTFLQVDGQPGRSEDTEAPTELFPHSTMYVGGLPDVSLVSTLVSAPYSGCMEVSVNGKPLDLDKAVHKHNDIRSHSCPLLDSRH, from the exons ATGCGGCTGACCCGGGACAGGCGGCCGAGCCCGGCTGCGCTGCTGCTCGTCGCGGCGCTGGCGGCTCGCTGCTCCGGCAGCT TTTTAATGTCCCCCGAAGCGGCCAGCCAGTTCCTGAGCAGGCACCGGAGGGCCAACCAAGTTTTCGAGGAGACGAAGCAAGGACACTTGGAGAGGGAGTGTGTGGAGGAGAGGTGCAGCAAGGAGGAGGCCAGGGAGGTGTTTGAGAACGACCCAGAAACG GACTACTTCTACCCCAAGTACACGG CCTGCCTGGAGAAGTTCGGGGATtcggagaagaagaagcaggacCTGGTCACGTGTGTTCACA atattccAGACCAGTGCTCTCCTTCTCCCTGTAATCCCCGAGGTACGGTGCGCTGCGAGGACAAAAAGGGCGACTTCCTCTGCCACTGTTTCACGGGTTGGACCGGCGCCACGTGCGAGAAAG ATGTGGACGAGTGCATCGAGAAGAGCAACGGAGGCTGCGACCACGTCTGCAACAACACCGTGGGGAGCTACCGCTGCTTCTGCCGCGACGGCTACGCGCTGGTCGGGCACCACACGTGCGACG ATATCAACGAGTGCGACGACCCGGGCGTGTGTGGATTGGCCCGGTGCGAGAACAACGTGGGCGGCTTCGACTGTCTGTGTGACGAAGGCTACAGCTACGACAACGAAAGCAAAAGCTGCGTTG ACGTGGACGAATGTGAGACGGGCGTCTGCGAGGACGAGTGTCTGAACACCCCGGGGAGTTTCCGCTGCTTCTGCGACGGCCGCCGCGGCGTGAAGCTGAGGAAGGACCTGAGGAGCTGTAAG CCCATCACGCCCTGCATGTCCCCGCCCCTGAAGAGGAACCCCCACTCTCTGTACCTGGGCCGCATGTTCAGCGCCGTGCCGGTGATGCGGCTGCGTTTCCACCGCAGGGTTCACACGGG cttttctgcaGAATTCGACTTCCGCACCTACGACCCGGAGGGAGTCATCTTCTTCGCAGGAGGTCACCTGAACAGCTCCTGGATTGTGCTGGCAATGCATAATGGGAggctggagctgcagctgaagtaCGGCGCAGTGAGCCGAGTCACCAGCAGCGGGCCCATCGTCAGCGACGGCCAGTGGAGGAAG ATCTCGGTGGAGGAGCAGGGCCGGAGTCTGGTGATAAAGATCGACAGGGAGGCTGTCATGAAGATCGCTGTGAACGGAGACCTGTTCACGCTGAAGAAGGGCATGCATGAGCTCAACATCACGGTGGGCGGAGTCCCCTTCAGAGAGAACGGCCTCGTCAATCAG ATAAACCCCCGTCTGGACGGCTGCATGAAGGAGTGGCGCTGGCTGACGGGCGAAGACACGTCCATACAGGAAACCATCCGGTCCAACGACAACATGCAGTGTTTCAGCTCTGAGGACCCCGGAGCCTATTACCCCGGAACGGGCTTCGCTTTCTTCAACATCAGCTACG AACCAAAGAACCTGAGCATCCAGGTGACCCTGCGCCCCATTTCCGCTGTCGGCGTCCTGTTCGCCCTCGTTTACCAGGACACGGTGCCTCTCTCCGTCGCTCTCTCCGACTACAACCCTGCCACAGACGAATGGAGAGAC GTCCTTCTGGTTTCTGTGGGTAACGACGTCGCCGCCAGCTCTCCCGCGCCCTTCTGTGACGGCGAGAGTCATAAGATCCAGGTGACCGTCTCGGGCAAACAGACCTTCCTGCAGGTGGACGGCCAGCCTGGACGAAGCGAAGACACGGAGGCTCCCACCGAGCTCTTCCCACATTCCACCATGTATGTAGGAGGCCTTCCAG ACGTGTCCCTGGTGTCCACGCTCGTGTCGGCGCCCTACAGCGGCTGCATGGAGGTCAGCGTGAACGGAAAGCCTCTGGATCTGGACAAGGCCGTCCACAAGCACAACGACATCCGCTCGCACtcctgccccctgctggactcTCGCCACTGA